TTATACAGTAAATGGAGTAGCTTCAACCATCACTTTACCTACAAGTGGTGTTTATACGCATACGGTAAGTAATGCCACCACCACCCAAGTGCTACGTGTGGTTTCAGTGTCTAATGCTTCGGGTTGTCCAACAATACCAACTACGGGGAATGTTTATACCGTTACCGTAAACGATTTGCCAACCCCAACAGTACACCTGTCTGATGCGCTGTGTGGGATAAACGGAACAACAGCTACTATCACCAATTATGATAGTAGTTTTACCTATACTTTAATCCCTAACACTGCTAACCTAATTGGAAATACCATTACAGGTATGGTACTCGGGACTAGTTATAAGTTAGAAGTTAGAAATGGAACTTGTACAATAGCCTCTACCCCTTTCCAAGCTAAGGTAGCACTTCCTGTTCCGACACCTCCTGCGGTTACCAATCAGGTATTTTGTGCTTCCGCGGATACAGCAACCTTTGTGGCAACGCCAACGGCAGGACATACGTTACGTTGGTACGATACGGTAACTTCAACTACTTTTGAAACCACCGCACCAAGTGTTTCGTTAAACGTAACTACCCAAACAACGTTTACCAAGTATGTGAGTCAGGTAAATGCAGAGGGTTGTGAGAGTGATAAACTGCCAATAAAAATAGCCGTGAGAGCTTTGCCTACGGCACCAACCGTAACAGTCTTAACCCCTGCGGTTTGCTTGGGTGGAACTGCTCAGTTTGTCATAACAGGAAACGTTAGTGATACCGTAACTTATAACCTTAACGGAACGCTACATAGCGTAACTTTAACCGCTACTACCCATAACGTTACAATAGACAATGTTACAAGTACACAAACCTTGACGTTGGTTTCTGTAGAAAATACGAAATACGCACTATATGAAGATTTTGGCATTGGGGCAGCGATTTGTAGTCCTGATGTTAAACTCCCAAAGTGTAGAGCTCTTGTTTCTACGTATGTTGGGGCTCATACTTATGAAATTTCCAATAAAAATAGTGCTTGGTATGACGATATTACCAGTCAGGGGTATGGCTGGTTAAGACCCAATGACCATACTTCCAACGGAAAAAATGATGAGGGAAGATTTTTGGTAGCTAATTTAGGAGTACCTAATATGATGTTCTATGAAAAAGAACTAACAGGTATAGAATCTAATACGCCAGTAACCCTTGAATTTTATTATTTCAGTCTTAGTCAATGGACTGCACCACCAGATGCTAAACTACCAGTGATACGAGTTCGTTTGGTAGATGAAAATGGTACGGTAGTGGCTCAGGATGAAACTCCGTCGATTCCTAACGGAAATATTTTACCAAACCGATGGAATCGTTTCCAAATTTCGGGAAATCCAAGGAACAGTACCAAATTGAAAATACAATTTATTAATAGATTGTACCCTGATAAATGGAATGATGTAGCCATAGATGATATCAGAATAACACAAGAATCTACTTGTATATTACCATTGACAGAAACCAAAACTGTTACCGTAAAAGCCTTACCAACCCCAACCATAAATGCTGTTACGGCCACTTGCGGAAATAGTGGTTCGGTAACCATTACAAACTATGATGCAGCTAATACTTACACATTTAGTGATGCAGCGATAACCCATACAGGGGCAACCATTACAGGTTTTGCTTTTGGAACTACATATACGATGACGGTTTCCAACGGAACTTGTACCGAAACTACCTCTTTTGTGGTCAATACTACGTGTACCATTGATGCAGTGGATGACCCTCTTATTGAGGTAGATGCATTAAGTACACATCGTACTTCTGCTATCAGTATTTTAGATAATGATGTACTAGGAACGCTTTCGGCAACTACGGCTAATGTTACTATTACGCAACTGAGCACCACCGATGCTCGCGTAAATATCGACCCTGCAACGGGGAAAATACGACTTACTAACTCCACTGTTCCTACGGGGATATATACGATTACTTATCGTATCTGTGAAGAAGTAAACGATACGCCTTGTGATACGGCTACGATAACGGTAAAAGTAAGAAATATTAAAGCGGAAAACGATGTAGTTTCGTATATCGCAGGACTTATAGCAGATAACATATTATACAATGATACGTATAATAATGAAGAAGCCTTCGACTATTACAACGATTTGAAAATAACCATTACCTCTCCGTTACCGTCAGGAGTAACTATTGAACCCGGAGGAGATTTTAAAATTACAGAAAGTGTAAGAAGTGGGGTTTATACCTTTACGTATCAGATTTGCTCAGAGGTGTTGCCCGATGTATGCGATTCGGCAACAGTGACCCTAACAGTTAGAAATATAATTTCTGCTTATGACGATAATGACGGAGATTATTTAAATGGTTACAGTGTAGTACCTAACAATACTATAGATATTTTTGAGAATGACAGACTAAATTCTCATTTTGTAACTTCGCAAACCGTTACCATAAGTTCGCATACGGCATTACCTACCGGAGTAACCATTGATGCTAACGGTATTGTAACCATCGGTAATGATACTCCAACGGGTGTACATTCCTTCACTTATGTTCTTTGTGAAAAAGATGTTACACCACCAATTTGTGATTCGGCAAAAGTACTCTTTACGGTTAAAAACATCAATGCTGATAATGATGATTTTGAGGTGTCGGCGGGGGGCAATACGGGTAGTGTGCTAAACAACGACAAATATGATGGAGAATTTTTGTCTTCAACGGTGAGCGTAACCTTAACTCCAATAGGGACATTACCATCAGGGATAAGTTTAGACCCTATTACAGGAATAGTTCGTGTAGCTTCGGGAACGCCAAGTGGTAATTATAGCTTTAATTACAAAATTTGTTCAAAAGTAGTACATTCTTTATGCGATGAAGCTACGGTAACGATCACGGTTCAAAACGGCATAGTCGCCGAAGATGATGATTTAGGACCGGTAGTATCGGGTGGTACGACTACACAAACGGTTATTAGTAATGATAAGCTTAATGGTACGCCTGTGGTTATAGGCACAGGTACGGGTGAGGTGACCCTTACACCAATCATTACCCCAACGGGCATTACGTTCAATGGCGACGGAAAAGTAACGGTAGGAACGAATGTTTCGAGTGGAGTTTATACGTTGACCTATAAAATTTGTGAGAATGGAGCGACCCCTGATAATTGTGATGATGCTACGGTAACGGTAACGGTTCAAAACAGCATCGTAGCTGATAACGATGATTTAGGACCGGTAGTATCGGGAGGCACGACTACGCAGACGGTTATTAGTAATGACAAGCTCAACGGTACGCCTGTGGTTATAGGCACAGGTACGGGTGAGGTAACGCTTACTCCAATAGTTACCCCAACGGGCATTACGATAGATGCTACTAACGGGAAAGTAACGGTAGGAACGAATGTTTCGAGTGGAGTTTATACGTTGACGTATAAGATTTGTGAGAATGGAGCGACCCCTGATAATTGTGATGAAGCTACGGTAACGATCACGGTTGAAAACAGCATCGTAGCTGATAACGATGATTTAGGACCGGTAGTATCGGGAGGCACGACTACGCAGACGGTTATTAGTAATGACAAGCTCAACGGTACGCCTGTGGTTATAGGTACAGGAGTAGGTCAGGTAACGCTTACTCCGCTTATTACCCCAACGGGCATTACCATAGATACTACGAATGGTAAAGTTAGTGTTGCTAATAATGTACCGAGTGGTGAATATACATTGACGTATACTATTTGTGAGAACGGCTCTAATCCGTTGAACTGTGATGCAGCTACGGTAACAATCACGGTATTATCATCAAACACGGTATTGGCGATTTCTGACATTAACAATACGTATTTGAATACTTCTGTGAGTGGTAATGTATCTACTAATGATGAAGATCCTCAAGGGGATGCATTGGAATTTAGTTTGCTAACGGCTTCGAATCATCAGGGTCATAGTTTGGTGTTTAATTCGGATGGTACATACGTGTTCACGCCTAAGGAAGGTTTTACGGGAGTTGTGGTTTATGAGTATGAGGTTTGCGATAAGGGGATGCCTCGAGCTTGTGCTACGGCAACGTTAACGATAGGGGTATTTGCGCAACTTAATGCGAGTGCTAATACGGTATTTGCCAATGATGATGCGGTACGCACTAAGGTAGGAACTCCTGTGTTGATTTCGGTATTGGCAAATGATATTGACGTGGAAGGGGATACCTTTGAGATTACGAGCCATCCGAGCCATACGTCTTATGGTAGCTTGTCGTTGTCCAATGGTAAATTTATTTACACGCCTAATGCGGGTTATGTAGGGGTAGATAGTTTCACTTACACGATATGTGATAATCGCACTACGGATAAGGCTTGTTCTACAGCTACGGTAAGGGTATTGATTTTATCCGATACGTCAAGCAATACGACCTTTGCTAATGATGATGCTTATAACGGAGATAAAAACAGAGTGATTTCTGGTAATGTATTGAGTAATGATGTGGATCTTGAAGGAAATGGTCAAACGACAACATTATTGTCGGGCGCTACTAAAGGAGTGGTAGTGTTAAATGCCGACGGAACCTTTAGCTATAAGCCTAATATGGGTTATGTAGGTCCAGATAGTTTCACTTATAAGTTGTGTGATGATGGCACACCAGAGGCTTGCGCTGTTGCTACAGTGTATTTGACGGTAAATGAATCGGAGAGCATTGTGGCTAATAATGATGACTTTACAAACACCCCAATTCGCAATATGGTGGGAGGTGTATTGGGTAGTGTACTTACCAATGATACGTATTTGGGAGTACCGATTAGTTCAGGACAGGTGAGTGGTGTTACGCTGTTATCTGATGGAGGTCTTACGGGAGTGACTTTAGATGGTTCGGGTCATTTGACGATTCCACAAGGAGCTACGGAAGGTACTTATACGCTAACTTATGAGGTCTGTGAAAAGAGCAAGGGTAGCTGTGCTACGGCTGAGATTTATGTACGTATCATAAAGGGTTGTCCGCTGAACTTCTACAACGGATTATCTAATAATGAAGACGGTACTAACGACGGTTTTGTAATAGACGGTATTGAGTGTTATCCTAAAAATAAGGTACGTATTTATAATCGTTGGGGGGTTAAAGTCTTCGAAACGGAAGGTTACAACAACAAGGAACGCTTGTTTAGAGGGATTTCTAACGGACGAGTAACGGTAGATGTGGATAAAAAACTTCCGCAAGGCACGTACTACTATGTATTGGAATACACCGATGCTTCAAATCAAACGCATAGTGAGGCGGGTTGGTTGTACATTAAGCGATAGTTTTTATATATAAGCATAAGCCGGATGTTTTTTCATTCGGCTTTGCTTAACTAAACGAAAAGGAAAAAAAATCGAACAAGGAAAAAAGAAATAAAGATTCAGTTATGAAGGGAAGTAATAGATTTGTACTCATTTTAATGCTTATGTTTAGTGTATTTGGATATTCACAACAGGAGTCGCAATACACGCAGTATATGTACAACACGATGCAGTTTAATCCGGGTTATACGGGTTCTCGTGGTGTGGGTAGTTTGTTTGGACTTTATCGTACGCAATGGGTAGGTTTGGACGGAGCTCCTAAGACGAGTAATTTGAGTTTTCATACGCCGATAAAGAACAAGAATGTTGGTTTGGGTTTGTCGATTCACCACGAGACGATAGGTCCTCAGACGGACACGAATTTGATGGTTGATTTTTCGTACACGTTGAATTTGGAGAACAGCAAGTTGGCTTTTGGGATAAAGGGTACGGCAGGTTTTTTCCATATTGATTACAATAAGTTGCGTTTGCAGGATTCTGGGGATTATATATTCACGGGAGGTGATAATCGTATTTTTTCTCCGAATGTGGGGGCGGGATTGTACTGGTACTCGGACAATTGGTATTTGGGATTGTCTGTTCCGACGCTATTGGAGACGGATGTTTACTCTCGTAATGATCGTTCGATTTCTGTACTTAAGAACACACAGCATTATTATTTGATAGGGGGTTATGTCTTTGATTTGTCAGATTCTGTAAAGTTCAAGCCTGCGGCTTTGTCTAAATTGGCTTATGGTACTCCTTTGCAGTTGGATTTGTCGGCGAACTTTATGTTTAATGAAAGATTTGTCTTGGGCGCTGCTTGGCGCTGGTCGGCAGCGGTGAGTGCTATGGCAGGTTTTCAGATTAGTGACCGCTGGTTTATTGGTTATGGCTATGATTTTGAGACTACGGAATTGTCGAAGTATAATTCGGGTTCTCACGAAATCTTCTTAAGATATGAATTTATAAAGACGTACAAGAAGGTGGTATCACCTCGTTTCTTCTAAGGGTAATAAAAGGTTAGGATATGAAATTAAGTTACAGATTATATAGTGTATTGTTTTTTGGGCTGTTGTGCTTTAGTGGTTCTTATGCCCAGAACAAGGATTTGGAAAAGGCCAACAAGCTTTACAACAGTTTTGCTTATGTTGATGCCATTAGCATTTATGAGCGTATAGCACGTAAGGGTTTTGAGAATCAGGAGTTGTTGGAACGTTTGGGCAACTCGTATTATTTCAATGCGGATTATCGCAATGCTTTGGTTTGGTATGAAAAGCTTTTTGGTAATTCGCAGTATGAGATTAGTAAGCCGGAGTATTATTATCGTTATGCGCAATCGCTTAAATCGGCAGAGCGTTATGAGGAATCGGATGCGATGATGAACCGCTTTATTGCCCTTACGGAGGAAGACAATCGCGGAACGATATTCGAGGAGAACCGCAATTATCAGCAGGTGATTGCTAAGAATTCGGGTCGTATGGATTTGCATTTGGTGGATATCAATACGGAGTACTCGGAATATGGTACGGCATTTTATGGGGATAAGGTGGTTTTTGCTGCGAGTAACAACAGTCTTTTCAAACCGACTTCGTATTGGACGGGAGAGACGTTTTACAACTTGTATGAGGCACGTCGCGATAGCATCGCTTTGAGTAAAAAATCAGAGTTTTCTTCGGTGTTAAGCACGAAGTTTAACGAATCGACGGCGGTTTTTACCGCTGATGGCAATACGGTTTATTTTACGCGTAATAACTACATCAACAAGAAGGTAGGAATGGATAGTGATAATGCCATTCTTTTAAAGATATTGAAATCTACCAAGGACGCTAATGGTCGTTGGAGCAAACCGGTGGAATTGCCATTTAACAGCAATGTGTATAGTGTGGCACACCCTGCTTTGAGTCCGGATGAGAAGTATTTGTATTTTGCATCGAATATGCGAGGCAGCCGTGGGGCTTCTGATATTTTCCGTGTGGAGATTTTATCAGGCGGAGGATATGGTAAACCGGAGAATTTAGGTGAGAATGTAAATACGGATGGTAGAGAGTCTTTTCCATTTATCTCGAAGAATAATGTCCTTTATTTTGCCTCGGATGGATTTCCGGGCTTGGGCGGTTTGGACATTTTTGCGGCACAGATACACCCTGACGGAAGTTTAGGTAAGGCGGTGAATGTTGG
This genomic window from Capnocytophaga canimorsus contains:
- a CDS encoding Ig-like domain-containing protein; this translates as MRILFKLFFFLVSPMLWAQGNPPTTLPTPSGDCDAYFDGLIKQTKASVFSPIESGSNAVIYLDNSRMATGVTYFAINKATGMWFAGSYDTTLFMVTIPVGVLTQNTTFEVHAIAGGCSFKVVDDVTFEVKPITEVHLQTRVRDEYCDNSGGIYYQMMGDSNDNYNFYHKLSTQTAFQTATADRNDLQTVQGGKTYVIRAELKTDSNTFYEKTITVKDAKVPNPPGIEYAITAQPILCGANTGRAIVNITKGVSYPFTFKITSGPETRPEQSSNVFENLPAGNYTMYVKDACGQGRTVSFRIDGQAFYIGPIGGSSYIKPTDECGRGAVSLQRGIKMARNHWYTDAIPYPMTVSYTLTSPSGVSYAMTRSFNNRTELVAYAGYDHNQESVYFYHNVPTVGNKNFFGDGVQIPFEKGNWTHNFQVTTACGTHNLALLIEKVKTKEDDFNHWARIDKGYDTCGKTYIYATVEWLHRFVYMVLDEAPIGFDPVAAGFTKNHRFGGKYYKYGQLAKPAFPLVSYPHLLLGDYKFTYVHAECGFEVQRQITVTDLQNPVGVPNTSQFHSTYYCENESYGILFRPANQEQIPKKIRITAFTPASGTSGTFTVPQEYDYDQLITLGSGRIITNLPFGTYTLSAIGFDCQDDVVNKVVTVHLPTPDPKVRFTMVTGCKVQVELYDATNDNYQRKYSLQGYDKTQARWVNMIDPNISPYGDLLSSEKKNATKSLANNKYRLYSRYRVVELTNVIHNSEECLKVIGEYQAPSELPTLVDIVGATCGLNQYQIMVVASGGTPPFTYKILSRSVGGSLDTSFVPITNTTGKFTITETNPSASYKFAVEDVCNQETKDVEIRNMTPFVITTDRTEYCQGTSATLSVPDLSLAYTYEWFREDDPSTILSHSPTLQVSNLQATDFAHKYKLRVAPKDASFTLCIPAEYQVQLTGSTASVPVLTGDATNVVLCASELDGKASYDIRTNLFATVHNNATASGYTNGVIREVSGTYPVSQNGLMTLHIKMIPILEGQTFTFTYTISNACGLEATKTATLTIKRNISPKDLSPNAIAFNVCEGDLTNFVTFEANHFNDLTQYIKVQNTARTTDVIEFFSDEQGNTPIHQFHIVAGSRDIFYKINRANYCSSIARVRIIKNAAYKKTDGTEDPRLADLNYNTCANGVTVQDVRARLQQIFGRYSTPKVYLIRMVGGVETSSELPDTYALTTSEVYRYRMEDGGCPSSWRNITLNFNQTNIVTQPVSHIVCSGEQVVLTALGASTSPPTAGKMIYKWFESTYNGTIGATQVHAQTLNRGEASTYTPSTASMGAKYYFVEVTVENVCNVPMYTNIVKVEVKGMTASVPTVTTLSSVQCGEDVKFTFTGVPNEEVHYTVNGVASTITLPTSGVYTHTVSNATTTQVLRVVSVSNASGCPTIPTTGNVYTVTVNDLPTPTVHLSDALCGINGTTATITNYDSSFTYTLIPNTANLIGNTITGMVLGTSYKLEVRNGTCTIASTPFQAKVALPVPTPPAVTNQVFCASADTATFVATPTAGHTLRWYDTVTSTTFETTAPSVSLNVTTQTTFTKYVSQVNAEGCESDKLPIKIAVRALPTAPTVTVLTPAVCLGGTAQFVITGNVSDTVTYNLNGTLHSVTLTATTHNVTIDNVTSTQTLTLVSVENTKYALYEDFGIGAAICSPDVKLPKCRALVSTYVGAHTYEISNKNSAWYDDITSQGYGWLRPNDHTSNGKNDEGRFLVANLGVPNMMFYEKELTGIESNTPVTLEFYYFSLSQWTAPPDAKLPVIRVRLVDENGTVVAQDETPSIPNGNILPNRWNRFQISGNPRNSTKLKIQFINRLYPDKWNDVAIDDIRITQESTCILPLTETKTVTVKALPTPTINAVTATCGNSGSVTITNYDAANTYTFSDAAITHTGATITGFAFGTTYTMTVSNGTCTETTSFVVNTTCTIDAVDDPLIEVDALSTHRTSAISILDNDVLGTLSATTANVTITQLSTTDARVNIDPATGKIRLTNSTVPTGIYTITYRICEEVNDTPCDTATITVKVRNIKAENDVVSYIAGLIADNILYNDTYNNEEAFDYYNDLKITITSPLPSGVTIEPGGDFKITESVRSGVYTFTYQICSEVLPDVCDSATVTLTVRNIISAYDDNDGDYLNGYSVVPNNTIDIFENDRLNSHFVTSQTVTISSHTALPTGVTIDANGIVTIGNDTPTGVHSFTYVLCEKDVTPPICDSAKVLFTVKNINADNDDFEVSAGGNTGSVLNNDKYDGEFLSSTVSVTLTPIGTLPSGISLDPITGIVRVASGTPSGNYSFNYKICSKVVHSLCDEATVTITVQNGIVAEDDDLGPVVSGGTTTQTVISNDKLNGTPVVIGTGTGEVTLTPIITPTGITFNGDGKVTVGTNVSSGVYTLTYKICENGATPDNCDDATVTVTVQNSIVADNDDLGPVVSGGTTTQTVISNDKLNGTPVVIGTGTGEVTLTPIVTPTGITIDATNGKVTVGTNVSSGVYTLTYKICENGATPDNCDEATVTITVENSIVADNDDLGPVVSGGTTTQTVISNDKLNGTPVVIGTGVGQVTLTPLITPTGITIDTTNGKVSVANNVPSGEYTLTYTICENGSNPLNCDAATVTITVLSSNTVLAISDINNTYLNTSVSGNVSTNDEDPQGDALEFSLLTASNHQGHSLVFNSDGTYVFTPKEGFTGVVVYEYEVCDKGMPRACATATLTIGVFAQLNASANTVFANDDAVRTKVGTPVLISVLANDIDVEGDTFEITSHPSHTSYGSLSLSNGKFIYTPNAGYVGVDSFTYTICDNRTTDKACSTATVRVLILSDTSSNTTFANDDAYNGDKNRVISGNVLSNDVDLEGNGQTTTLLSGATKGVVVLNADGTFSYKPNMGYVGPDSFTYKLCDDGTPEACAVATVYLTVNESESIVANNDDFTNTPIRNMVGGVLGSVLTNDTYLGVPISSGQVSGVTLLSDGGLTGVTLDGSGHLTIPQGATEGTYTLTYEVCEKSKGSCATAEIYVRIIKGCPLNFYNGLSNNEDGTNDGFVIDGIECYPKNKVRIYNRWGVKVFETEGYNNKERLFRGISNGRVTVDVDKKLPQGTYYYVLEYTDASNQTHSEAGWLYIKR
- a CDS encoding PorP/SprF family type IX secretion system membrane protein, whose protein sequence is MKGSNRFVLILMLMFSVFGYSQQESQYTQYMYNTMQFNPGYTGSRGVGSLFGLYRTQWVGLDGAPKTSNLSFHTPIKNKNVGLGLSIHHETIGPQTDTNLMVDFSYTLNLENSKLAFGIKGTAGFFHIDYNKLRLQDSGDYIFTGGDNRIFSPNVGAGLYWYSDNWYLGLSVPTLLETDVYSRNDRSISVLKNTQHYYLIGGYVFDLSDSVKFKPAALSKLAYGTPLQLDLSANFMFNERFVLGAAWRWSAAVSAMAGFQISDRWFIGYGYDFETTELSKYNSGSHEIFLRYEFIKTYKKVVSPRFF
- a CDS encoding OmpA family protein, whose product is MKLSYRLYSVLFFGLLCFSGSYAQNKDLEKANKLYNSFAYVDAISIYERIARKGFENQELLERLGNSYYFNADYRNALVWYEKLFGNSQYEISKPEYYYRYAQSLKSAERYEESDAMMNRFIALTEEDNRGTIFEENRNYQQVIAKNSGRMDLHLVDINTEYSEYGTAFYGDKVVFAASNNSLFKPTSYWTGETFYNLYEARRDSIALSKKSEFSSVLSTKFNESTAVFTADGNTVYFTRNNYINKKVGMDSDNAILLKILKSTKDANGRWSKPVELPFNSNVYSVAHPALSPDEKYLYFASNMRGSRGASDIFRVEILSGGGYGKPENLGENVNTDGRESFPFISKNNVLYFASDGFPGLGGLDIFAAQIHPDGSLGKAVNVGRPANSPDDDFCYVIDSDTRVGFLTSNRSGGVGKDDIYSFYERVPLYFSCTKLMRGVVKDAHTQAVLSDASLTLSGVDFEALDSIQSAQDGTFAFAKEVDCYKPYYYVKGAKEGYETAEVKVLSQTDKDFYCEVLLTPRVIQVTQGDDLAKVFKIENIYFDFDKSNIRYDASVQLAKILEVMQEYPKMKIDVRSHTDSRGSDSYNMALSDRRVKSTIKWLIANGVSADRLTGRGYGESQLTNHCSNGVDCSKEEHQANRRSEFIIVSME